In bacterium, the genomic window GCGCGGCGCAGGCGCAGCGGGCGCGGCCGCTGGCCACGCTCCTCCTCGCGACCCTCGAGCCATCGGCTGCCCTGCGACAGGCGATCGGCCGCCCAGAAAGTGAAGTCCGGGTGCAACAGGCGGGCCGCCGCCACGAAGGCGGGCCGGCGGATCACCGCCTTCAGCGCGAGGTACCCGCGATCGCCGCTGAGGCTCTCGTCGCCGTGATCGACGCGCAGGCGCCGGCCCTGGTGCTCGACCACCAGCCCGTCGGGCGCGAGCCGGAAGCCGTAGTCGTCCACCAGGTGGGATCCCAGCCAGTAGTCGTGATTGCCCCCGATGAGGGTGACGGGCGTGCCGCTCAGCGCGAGCGCGCGCAGGGGGTGCAGGATCTCGGCGAAGCCGGCGGGCACGACGCGGCGATACTCGAACCAGAAGTCGAAGAGGTCGCCGACGACGTAGAGTTGCGCGGCGCCGGCGAGACCCTCGAGAAAGCGCAGGAAGCGCTGGCGCTTCTCGCGCTCGGCGCTCCGGGCGCGGGCGCTGAAGTGCGCGTCGGAAACGAAGTAGACGGGGCCACCGGCCATGGCCGCTCCTCATGCCCTGGGCTGGGCGGGAAGCTAGGCCATCCCCTGAAGGCGTACAACCAGAGAAAGCCGGGAACCCTCGCAATGGCTCGACGTTTCGGGGGGCCACCCTCTCCGACGAAGGGCGCTTCAGCGGGGCCGCGCGAAACAGGCGTTGCCTCGGCTGCCGAACAGGGATAGAATTCGCGATAGGGGATCGCAGTGAAAGGAAAGGACTTCCAGGTGAACTCGATCCAGGCATCCGGAACCCGCAGCCCTCGCCGGCGACTTCGGGCCGCAGCCCTCTTGATCCTGGGGCTGGCCGCGCCGGCCCTGGCCGCCGCCGCGCCGCTGAACGGGACGCTGGAGAGCCCCTTCCGGGCAGTGGCCGACAAGGTCGTTCCCGCCGTCGTCTCGATCGAGGTGACGCGCGACGCGCAGTCCACGCTGCGCGACCACCCCTTCCTCGAGCAGTTCCGGCAGTTCATGCCCGAGGGATCCGTCCCCGAGGACCATGTGCCGATCCCGGGCTCGGGCTCCGGGTTCCTGATCGAGGCCGACGGCACGATCATCACGAACAACCACGTCGTTCGCGATACGAAGTCGATCAAGGTGCGACTGCCGGGCGAGAAGGACACCTACGCGGCCGAGGTGCTGGGCACGGACGCCGCCACCGACCTGGCCGTCATCCGCATCACCGACGGCCAGGGCCGTCGCTTCCCCTTCGTCGAGCGGGGCGACAGCGAGGGGGCGCGCGTCGGCGACTGGGCGATCGCCGTCGGCAATCCCCTCGGCCAGCTCGAGGGCAGCCTGACGGTGGGCGTGATCAGCGCCAAGGGGCGCAGCTCGCTCGCCATCCAGGGCGGCACGCCCCGCTACCAGGACTTCATCCAGACGGACGCCGCGATCAACTTCGGCAACAGCGGCGGACCGCTCGTGGACATCCACGGCCGTGCGATCGGCATCAACACGGCGATCAACGCGGCCGGCCAGGGCATCGGCTTCGCGATCCCGATCAACCTGGCCAACAAGATCATCCCGCAGCTCATCGCCGCCGGCAAGGTGACGCGCGCCTACCTCGGTGTGGC contains:
- a CDS encoding UDP-2,3-diacylglucosamine diphosphatase; translated protein: MAGGPVYFVSDAHFSARARSAEREKRQRFLRFLEGLAGAAQLYVVGDLFDFWFEYRRVVPAGFAEILHPLRALALSGTPVTLIGGNHDYWLGSHLVDDYGFRLAPDGLVVEHQGRRLRVDHGDESLSGDRGYLALKAVIRRPAFVAAARLLHPDFTFWAADRLSQGSRWLEGREEERGQRPRPLRLRRA
- a CDS encoding PDZ domain-containing protein codes for the protein MILGLAAPALAAAAPLNGTLESPFRAVADKVVPAVVSIEVTRDAQSTLRDHPFLEQFRQFMPEGSVPEDHVPIPGSGSGFLIEADGTIITNNHVVRDTKSIKVRLPGEKDTYAAEVLGTDAATDLAVIRITDGQGRRFPFVERGDSEGARVGDWAIAVGNPLGQLEGSLTVGVISAKGRSSLAIQGGTPRYQDFIQTDAAINFGNSGGPLVDIHGRAIGINTAINAAGQGIGFAIPINLANKIIPQLIAAGKVTRAYLGVAPRELDAVAAEALGLDIKHGILIDDVVAGGPADRAGLREGDVLTEFDGEAMDDVERFRFKVAESRVGQEVSVRLHRDGKDLTRSVTLTEFPEDEAAIAVRPRDEQDFFGIEVENAAGSQLAARMEIEADRGVIVTRIREGSPAAQADLRVGDVILKMKNLPINNVEDFRKATEQFRGEDKRIGLLVQRKAYSTFLFITPR